A segment of the Collimonas fungivorans genome:
GATCCAGGCGCAAAGCGATGCCATGGACATCATTGCCGAAAAAGTGTTGCGCCTGATTTCCACCACCGACAACATCGAGATCTGGGCCAAGAACGAAATCACCATCGGCGCCGGCGGGTCAGCGATCAAGATCAATGCATCCGGCATTACCGACCTCACCAACGGCCAGCGGATTATCCACCAAGGCGACTTCAACCTGACCGGACCGAAGACCGTGCCTTTCGCCATGCCGACGCTTCCCAAGGGCATATGCGTGGAATGCCTGATGAAGCGCGCGATGGGCCGTTCTGCCTTTGTGAATAAGGGAACACAGTGATGCCAATGAAAGATTTTTTGCAGCAATGGCAAGCGCTTCCTCAGGCGCCGGAGCTCTATTTCTATGCCATAGTCGATTCAGCACAGGATGCTCGTCTGCTCCCCGCGCTTCGCACCATGGTGCCCGGCATGCAAAGCCAGTGCTTGCTGGTGGACGCTAATGGACCGGAACTGAGCAAGGCCGCACCGCACTTGATGGAGTTGCCGCCGTTCGCGGAAGATTCTGATGCATGGCTATCAGTCTTTCGTAGCGCCGCATCCAATCCCGCCTGCACTACCATCATTGCCAGCCATCGGGAATTTGCCGCGCTGTTCGCGCATTTAGTGTCGTTCACGGACATCGTTCTGCCGGACGGAGATGAAATGATTTTTGCGTTCTGGGATCCGGCTATCCTGGGTACGCTGATGGGGCAGAAAGACGACAGCACTTTGCATGTGCCTGGTCCGGTTCTATCGTCGCGACAACGCAGCAGACTCCTTGCGGGAATTAGTGCCTGGTGGTATTGGGATCGTGAGGGGCAGCAACATCAAATGCGTGACGAGGCTCCCCAGGCCGACGCCGATCAGGTGGGATTACCGCTCAAGCTGACATCGGTCCAGGTCGATATGCTGGTCGAGGCCAGCGTTCCCGATCACCTACTCGGACATATCAAGGATATTCAACCGCAATTGCTGTTCGATCTGCCAGAAATCGAACAATACGCACGTGTCGAGCAGCATCTGCTAGAAGCACGCAAGCTTAATTTGCGCGGGATGCAAGACATCATTCAATATATCTGCGCCGGATTAATCTACGGTACCCAATTGCAGCGCGACAGCATCATGACTGAACTGCTGGATAATGTGAAAACCGGCCAACTCAGCCTATCGGAAGCATTGGAGCAATTCCCATGAACGTCTTTATTCGCCGTCAGATCCTCTGCAGCTTGGCAAGTCTTAGCCTGCTTTATCCACTCGCCGCTTGCGGAGAAGGAACCCACAAA
Coding sequences within it:
- a CDS encoding DUF4123 domain-containing protein, translated to MPMKDFLQQWQALPQAPELYFYAIVDSAQDARLLPALRTMVPGMQSQCLLVDANGPELSKAAPHLMELPPFAEDSDAWLSVFRSAASNPACTTIIASHREFAALFAHLVSFTDIVLPDGDEMIFAFWDPAILGTLMGQKDDSTLHVPGPVLSSRQRSRLLAGISAWWYWDREGQQHQMRDEAPQADADQVGLPLKLTSVQVDMLVEASVPDHLLGHIKDIQPQLLFDLPEIEQYARVEQHLLEARKLNLRGMQDIIQYICAGLIYGTQLQRDSIMTELLDNVKTGQLSLSEALEQFP